A region of Candidatus Latescibacterota bacterium DNA encodes the following proteins:
- the murA gene encoding UDP-N-acetylglucosamine 1-carboxyvinyltransferase yields MESFTIKGPCRLNGSVSVGGAKNAMLPLMAATIFTGGKCILTNVPDLRDTRTMMQLLEVLGIPSSLEDGTLTVDASKVDSFEAPYDLVRTMRASIYALGPLVARFGRARVSMPGGCAWGPRPINLHLQGLKSLGAEIRIDHGYIDAVADRLKGAEIILSIPSVGATVNLLLAAVLAEGRTVIENAAREPEIMALAGALKSAGAMIEGEGTSRIEIEGVDQIKPFEYRVIPDRIEAGTFAAAAAITGGRVEINNCEPSHMAAVIDKLRACGAEVEVSDSTMIVTGPDRIGPVDLDTGFYPAFPTDMQAQMMAVLCMADGSSSIVEHVYSDRFTHVPELKRFGAKITLDGSVAVVSGVGSLQGAPVMATDIRASSALILAALVAEGETRILRIYHIDRGYEKIESKLKALGASIERVGG; encoded by the coding sequence ATGGAAAGTTTTACGATAAAAGGACCCTGCAGGTTGAATGGAAGCGTTTCGGTGGGAGGGGCGAAAAACGCCATGCTTCCCCTGATGGCGGCCACGATATTCACCGGCGGGAAATGTATTCTGACAAATGTTCCTGACCTGAGGGATACCAGGACGATGATGCAACTCCTGGAAGTCCTGGGAATCCCATCGTCCCTCGAGGATGGAACGTTGACAGTTGACGCGTCGAAGGTGGATTCTTTCGAAGCCCCCTACGATCTTGTCCGGACGATGAGGGCTTCGATATATGCACTGGGACCCCTGGTTGCCAGATTTGGCAGGGCCCGGGTCTCGATGCCGGGAGGTTGCGCGTGGGGGCCGAGGCCTATCAACCTTCACCTGCAGGGGCTCAAGTCGCTCGGAGCCGAGATCAGGATCGATCACGGGTATATCGACGCGGTCGCGGACCGGCTGAAGGGCGCCGAGATCATCCTTTCCATACCGAGTGTAGGCGCGACAGTCAACCTGCTGCTTGCTGCCGTCCTGGCCGAAGGCAGGACCGTCATAGAGAATGCAGCTCGCGAACCTGAGATAATGGCTCTTGCAGGAGCTTTGAAGTCAGCGGGCGCGATGATCGAGGGTGAAGGCACTTCCAGAATAGAGATCGAGGGCGTGGATCAGATAAAACCTTTCGAATACAGGGTCATTCCGGACAGGATCGAGGCGGGGACATTTGCCGCTGCTGCGGCTATCACGGGAGGCAGGGTCGAGATAAACAACTGCGAACCTTCCCACATGGCGGCGGTAATAGACAAGCTCAGGGCCTGCGGCGCCGAAGTGGAGGTCTCCGATTCGACGATGATCGTCACCGGTCCGGACCGGATCGGGCCTGTCGATCTGGATACAGGGTTTTACCCGGCATTTCCGACAGACATGCAGGCACAGATGATGGCCGTGTTGTGCATGGCTGACGGATCGAGCTCGATCGTGGAGCATGTCTATTCGGACAGATTCACGCATGTCCCCGAACTTAAAAGGTTCGGAGCAAAGATCACTCTGGACGGGAGTGTGGCTGTTGTCAGCGGAGTGGGATCTTTACAGGGAGCTCCGGTGATGGCGACAGATATAAGAGCAAGTTCCGCTCTGATCCTTGCGGCTCTTGTCGCCGAAGGTGAAACCAGAATACTGAGGATCTACCATATAGACAGGGGCTACGAAAAGATAGAGAGCAAACTCAAGGCTCTGGGCGCCAGTATAGAGAGGGTCGGCGGATAG
- the selB gene encoding selenocysteine-specific translation elongation factor codes for MKNLIIGTAGHVDHGKTEIVRALTGKNTDRLEEEQARGISIVLGFAPLDLGEGIVAGLVDVPGHEKFVKNMVSGATGVDMALMVVAADEGVMPQTMEHFEVLRLLGLDTAVIAITKIDLVDDEMAGIVESEVEDLISGTPLEGSILVRTSSVTGEGIEELRKILRECTERVSSLKDGDIFRLPVDRVFTRDGIGTIVTGTAWSGSVGRGDELVIEPGGRKARVRDVHNFDKALDSARAGMRTALALHGLKKDEISPGDQVVTPGLLSASSMLDVTVEISAIKGSRLKNRQRVRFHHAAGESLARVVLLDSEEIIEGASGLVQLRMESPVVALGGDRFILRTYSPMRVLAGGRILDPAAPKARRFDDARSSILRTLRDGKDGEIVEVLTSDSGLSGLDPDSLRLLGMSSGRIGDAIAGLGENIKEIEGRLFTREIIDLLDARMKEVLTEFSRKDPLLWGMEREQLRTDSCAGGGPLFGYLLEKADREKIIFFRDGKVRSGTAVMELSDEDMKILDRISSLVRESGPAFVTTRDLSHRMDGVEDILKYIHILLDDGKLLKVGGDGYIDSGAFEDMKKTLRDMLADGGTMKVGDFKDRFGLTRKHAVPMLEFLDSERITVRKGDSRESGPELD; via the coding sequence TTGAAGAATCTGATCATTGGGACTGCCGGGCATGTCGATCACGGCAAGACCGAGATTGTCAGAGCTCTGACAGGGAAAAACACCGACAGGCTCGAAGAGGAACAGGCCCGTGGCATATCGATCGTGCTGGGATTCGCTCCCCTGGATCTGGGAGAGGGCATTGTGGCAGGGCTGGTCGATGTCCCGGGACACGAAAAATTCGTCAAAAACATGGTTTCCGGCGCGACCGGAGTGGATATGGCGCTGATGGTCGTCGCTGCCGACGAAGGAGTCATGCCACAGACGATGGAACATTTTGAAGTCTTGCGCCTTCTCGGGCTCGATACTGCAGTGATCGCCATAACGAAAATCGACCTTGTCGATGATGAGATGGCAGGCATAGTGGAAAGTGAAGTCGAGGATCTCATTTCCGGCACCCCCCTTGAAGGTTCCATCCTTGTCAGGACTTCCTCGGTTACAGGGGAAGGCATAGAGGAACTCAGGAAAATATTGAGAGAGTGTACTGAAAGGGTGAGTAGCCTGAAAGACGGAGATATTTTCAGGCTTCCGGTGGACAGGGTGTTCACACGTGACGGAATAGGTACTATCGTTACGGGTACTGCCTGGTCCGGGTCGGTCGGCAGGGGCGATGAGCTGGTGATCGAGCCCGGTGGCAGGAAGGCCAGGGTCAGGGACGTTCATAATTTCGATAAAGCACTTGATTCTGCACGGGCCGGAATGAGGACCGCGCTTGCCCTTCACGGCTTGAAAAAGGATGAGATATCTCCCGGGGACCAGGTGGTGACACCGGGGCTGTTGTCAGCATCAAGTATGCTGGATGTCACCGTCGAGATAAGCGCCATAAAGGGCTCCCGGCTGAAGAACAGGCAGCGGGTCCGGTTTCATCACGCTGCCGGCGAGTCTCTTGCGCGTGTAGTCCTGCTCGACAGCGAGGAGATCATAGAGGGCGCGAGCGGGCTGGTGCAGCTTCGCATGGAGTCTCCAGTCGTGGCCCTCGGGGGTGACCGGTTCATCCTGAGGACATATTCGCCGATGAGGGTCCTTGCGGGTGGACGTATCCTCGATCCGGCAGCGCCGAAGGCCCGAAGATTCGATGATGCCCGCAGCAGTATCCTGCGAACGTTAAGAGATGGAAAGGACGGGGAGATAGTCGAGGTCCTCACATCCGATTCGGGACTTTCCGGACTCGACCCCGACAGTCTCAGACTTCTTGGCATGTCATCAGGCCGTATCGGGGATGCGATCGCCGGGCTTGGGGAAAATATAAAAGAAATCGAGGGAAGGTTATTTACAAGAGAGATAATAGATCTTCTCGATGCGAGAATGAAGGAGGTCCTCACTGAATTCTCCCGGAAAGACCCACTGCTGTGGGGTATGGAAAGAGAGCAGCTCAGGACGGATTCCTGTGCTGGTGGCGGACCTCTGTTCGGCTATCTTCTTGAGAAGGCCGACCGGGAAAAGATTATTTTCTTCAGGGATGGAAAGGTCAGGAGCGGGACTGCCGTAATGGAACTTTCAGATGAAGATATGAAAATCCTGGACAGGATATCCTCGCTGGTGAGGGAATCCGGACCCGCCTTTGTCACAACAAGAGATCTTTCCCACAGGATGGACGGGGTGGAAGACATCCTGAAGTATATCCATATCCTTCTGGACGACGGCAAACTGCTTAAAGTGGGTGGCGACGGATATATCGACTCGGGAGCATTCGAGGACATGAAAAAAACGCTTCGGGACATGCTGGCCGATGGCGGGACCATGAAGGTGGGCGATTTTAAGGACAGGTTCGGCCTGACCAGAAAACACGCCGTACCGATGCTTGAATTCCTGGACAGCGAAAGGATCACGGTCAGGAAGGGAGACAGCAGGGAAAGTGGCCCTGAACTGGATTGA